ACCCCGAGTTGCCCGATTCGACGAGGGCGGGCGCCGCTACGCGTTCGGCCCCGACCCCGTCCTCGCCGCCGGACCCGGTACCGAGGGCGTGGCGCGGCTGGTCCGCCGGGAGCTGGGCGCGGCCACCGGCTGGAGCCTGCCGCCCGCGGGGCCCGGCGCGGCCGGGGACGTGACGCTGCGCCTGGCACCGGAGGACGGGGAGCGGCTGGGCTCCGAGGCGTACGGGATCACCGTGGACGCCACGGGCGTCGAACTGGTCGGCGCGAGCGAGGCCGGGCTGTTCTGGGCCTTCCAGACGCTGCGTCAGCTGCTCGGGCCGGACGCCTACCGCAAGGCGCCGCCGCCCGGGCGGGTGTGGAGCCTGCCCTGCGTACGGATCGCCGACAGCCCGCGGTTCGGGTGGCGGGGGCTGATGCTGGACGTGGCCCGGCACTTCATGCCCAAGGACGGGGTGTTGCGCTACATCGACCTGATCGCCGCGCACAAGCTCAACGTGCTGCACCTGCACCTGACGGACGACCAGGGCTGGCGGGTCGAGATCAAGCGGTACCCGAAGCTGACCGAGGTCGGCGCGTGGCGGGCGCGCAGCCGGTGGGGGCACCGGGCCTCGCCGCTGTGGAAGGAGACCCCGCACGGCGGCTTCTACACCCAGGACGACATCCGCGAGATCGTCGCGTACGCCGCCGAGCGGCACGTACGGGTGGTCCCGGAGATCGACGTACCGGGACATTCGCAGGCCGCGATCGCCGCGTACCCGGAGCTGGGGAACACCGACGTGGTCGACACCTCGGCGCTGGCGGTGTGGGACGACTGGGGGATCAACGAGAACGTCCTCGCCCCGACCGAGGCCGTGGTGCGCTTCTACGAGGGCGTGTTCGAGGAGCTGCTGGAGCTGTTCCCGGTGGAGGTGTCGCCCTTCGTGCACGTGGGCGGGGACGAGTGCCCCAAGGAGCAGTGGCGGGCCTCCGCGATCGCGCAGGAGCGGATCCGGGAGCTGGGGGTGGACGGGGAGGACGGGCTGCAGTCCTGGTTCATCCGGCACTTCGACGGCTGGCTCGCCAAACGCGGCCGGCGGCTGATCGGCTGGGACGAGATCCTGGAGGGCGGGCTGGCCGACGGCGCCGCCGTCTCCTCGTGGCGGGGCTACGCGGGCGGGATCGCCGCCGCCGAGGCCGGGCATGACGTGGTGATGTGCCCCCAGGAGCAGGTGTACCTGGACCACCGTCAGGCGGGCGGCGAGGACGAGCCGATGCCGATCGGGTACGTGCGCACGCTGGAGGATGTGTACCGGTTTGAGCCGGTACCGCCGAAGATGTCGGAGGAGGTCGCCGCCCGGGTTCTGGGCGCGCAGGCCAACGTGTGGACCGAGGTGATGGAGGACCGGGGGCGGGTCGACTACCAGACGTTCCCCCGGCTCGCGGCCTTCGCCGAGGTGGTGTGGTCGCGGCAGCCCGCCCCGGAAGAGCGCGACTTCGCCTCCTTCGAGCGCCGGATGGCGGCGGCGCACTACGCGCGGCTGGACGCGCTCGGGGTCGACTACCGGCCGCCGGGCGGGCCGTTGCCGTGGCAGCGGCGGCCGGGGGTGCTGGGGCGCCCCATCGAGGGTGAGCCCCCGATCGCGTGAAGCGGCGGGCGGTGACCGGGCCGTGACCGTGCGGTGGTCGGGCGGTGGCCGCCCGGCGTTCGTACGGCGCCGGGAATCGGAACTCTGTCTCGTTTTCCTCCTATACGGGGAAAAACGGGCCATCGGGGAAGAGGCCCGGCGAAGGCCGCGAGACGGCAGGTGAGAGGCCCGACCGCCCCCGGGCTCCGCCCCGGCAGACCCTCGGGGCGGGCGGCCCGGAAGATGTGCCAGAGTTGCCACGTCCCGGCGGTGAGCACGTACCGTACGGCGGACAGGCGTGAGCGCCGGGACCGGGACATCGGGAAGGGGCAGCTGGGTTGACCACGCACGCACCGCACGCACTGGACTCACCTCAGGGGCCGCAGGGCCCGCACGCGGCGCAGTCCGTGACGCTGCCGGTCTCGCTCGACGAGGCCGTGGCGGCGCTCACCGCCATGCCCGCCGCCGTGCCCGTGGCCGGCGGCACCGACCTCATGGCCGCCGTCAACGCCGGGCAGCTGCGGCCCGCCGCGCTGGTGGGCCTCGGCCGGATCAACGAGATCCGCGGCTGGCAGTACCAGGACGGCCACGCGCTGCTCGGCGCCGGCCTCACCCACGCACGGATGGGGCGGCCGGATTTCGCCGCCCTGATCCCCGCCCTGGCGGCCGCCGCGCGCGCCGCCGGGCCCCCGCAGATCCGCAACGCGGGCACCCTCGGCGGGAACATCGCCACGGCCGCGCCCACGGGTGACGCACTCCCCGTGCTGGCCGCGCTGGAGGCGGTGCTCCTGGTCGTCGGTCCGCTCGGTCAGCGCGAGATCCCGGTGTCGCACCTGCTGGCCGGCCGGGAGATGCTGCGGCCCGGAGAGCTGATCGGCTTCGTCCGGGTGCCGCTGCTGCACGCGCCGCAGGTGTTCCTGAAGGCCACGGGGCGTACGGGTCCGGGGCGCGCGGTCGCGTCCGTGGGACTCGTACTGGACCCGGCGCGCCGGGGAGTGCGCTGCGCGATCGGAGCGGTGGCCCCGATGCCGCTGCGGCCGCTGGAGGCCGAGCAGTGGGTGGCCTCGCTGATCGACTGGGACGGCGACCGGAGCCTGGCCCCCGAGGCGCTGGAGGCCTTCGGCGAGTACGTCGGGGCGGCCTGCGTGCCCGACCAGGGGGAACCGGTGGCTCCCGGTGTACTGCATCTGCGGCGGACGGTGGCCGTGCTGGCGCGCAGGGCCCTGGGGAGGGCGCTGACCTCATGAGCGAGAACGAGAACGAGAACGTGACCCAGGGGAACGCGAACGGAACGGCGGGCTGGGGCTGGGAACCCGTCCCGCAGGGCGGCGAGTACGACTCGGACGCCACGGCCTTCGTGAAGCTGCCGCAGGACATGCTGGACGCGCTCGGCACGGGGGAGCCCCTCGCGGCGCCCGGGCACGGGTACGTGCCGCCGCCGATGATCGTGCCGCTGGGCTCGGTCAGTACGGATCCGGCCGCCACCGGGACCTGGACGATCCCGGTGCAGTGGCCCGAGGCGGGGGGCTCCGCCCCGGCCGACTCGGGTCAGGTTCCCGCGGGCGGGCCCGCTCCGGTGGGCGGGCCGATCCCGGCGTCGATCCCGATCCCGGCGGCGGTGGCGGCGGCGTTCGCCGAGGCCGAGCCGGAGCAAGCGCCGGCGCAGGCCCACGATCCCGGGGCGACGGCGGAGTGGCGGTTCCACGAGGAGGCCTCGACGACGGGGCAGTGGGCGATGCCCGCCTACTCGGACTACTCCGAGGGGTCCGGGTTCCCGGGAGTCCCCGGAGCCCCCGGAGTCCCCGAAGTTCCCGAACAGCAAGGCGATTTCCGGCCGTCTCCGAGCGCGCTGGACGCCGACTGGAGCCAGGCCCCGGCGACCCTGCCGGGCGGCGCACCGGCCCCTTGGGCCTACCTGACGCAGGACACGGGCGCGGACGCGGGTGCGGACGCCGGCGTGCTGCCCGGCACCGACGAGGCCGCGGCCGCCTCGGCCGCCGCTGCCGCCGCCACCGCGGCGACCGCCGGACGGCTGCTCGGCGGCCCCGGAGTGGGCACCGCGCCGCGCGGGCCGCGGGTGCTGGGTGGACCCGGTGTGGGCACCCCGCTCCCGGAGGAGCCGGCGCACCAGGCGCCGCACGACATCGAGGCCGCCCACGGCTCGGCGCAGGAGCCGGCCGAGGGGGCGCGGGGTGCTGAGCACGGGGGGTCCGCGGAGTTCTCGAACTTCGCGGCATTCGGCGGGCACGCGGGGCACGGGAGCTTCGAGGGGCACGCGGAGCACGCGGGTCACGAGGGTCGTACGGGGCACGCGGAGTTCGGTGAGCGCGCGGAGTTCGCGCCGGCCGGGAGCACTGACGGTCAGGGCTTCTCGGCCTTCGGGCACGCGGTGGCGCCTGCTGCGGCGGAGCACGTGCAGGCGGAGGCCGTCCAGCCGGAGGCCGCCGTGGCCGCGCCCGAGCCGGTCGGGGCCGCCCAGGTGGAGCCCGCCGCGGCCGTGCCCGCCGCGGCCGAGCCCGTCGCGATGGAGGCCGAGCCGGTGGAACCCGCCGGGGCCACCGGGACCGGCGGGCCCGAGCCGGAGGGTGTCGACGCCGAGGGTGCCGGCCCCGGCGGAGCCGGCACGGCCCCGGCGGACGACGCCGCCGCGCCCGCGCCGGACGCGGACACCGCCGACAGCGCACTGTCACTCCCGGGCGAGGACACCACCGGAGGTGTCCCGGCCGAGGGGCCGACGTACGAAGAAGAGAACGAGCACCCGCAGGCCTCCTACGTCCTGCGCGTGAACGGCGCCGACCGCCCCGTCACTGGCGCCTGGATCGGCGAGTCCCTGCTCTACGTGCTGCGCGAGCGCCTCGGCCTCGCCGGCGCCAAGGACGGCTGCTCGCAGGGCGAATGCGGCGCCTGCGCCGTGCAGGTCGACGGCCGGCTCGTCGCCTCCTGCCTGGTCCCGGCGGCGACGGCGGCGGGCAGCGAGGTCCGCACCGTCGAAGGTCTCGCGACGGACGGGGAACTCTCGGACGTGCAGCAGGCGTTGTGCAGGTCGGGTGCGGTGCAGTGCGGGTTCTGCGTGCCCGGCATGGCGATGACCATCCACGACCTGCTGGAGGGCAACCACGCCCCCAGCGAGCTGGAGACCCGCCAGGCGCTCTGCGGCAACCTCTGCCGCTGCTCCGGCTACGCCGGGGTCGTCGACGCCGTGCGCGAGGTCGTCGCCGAGCGCGAGGCGGCCGCCGCCGAGCACGCGGCATCGCCGGAGCCGCGTATTCCGCACCAGGCAGGCCCCGGCGAGGGCGGCATCCACCACGGAGGCACGGCGTGAGCGGGCAGGACGCGGCGACCGCGACGACGGCGCTGAACACGACGGTGACCGCCCTGGCGGCGTCGGCCGAGAACCCGGACCACCAGGTCCCGTCCGGAATCGGCGCCTCCGTCCCCGCCGCGGACACCCGGGCCAAGACCGAGGGCACCTTCCCCTACGCCGCCGACCTGTGGGCCGAGGGACTCCTGTGGGCGGCCGTGCTGCGCTCCCCGCACGCCCACGCCCGGATCCTCTCCATCGACACCACGGCCGCCGCCGCGATGCCCGGCGTCCGCGCCGTCGTCACCCACGCCGACGTCCCCGGCGCCACCACGCACGGCCGCCGGATCGCGGACCGTCCCGTCTTCGCGCACGACGTCGTACGCCACCACGGCGAGCCGATCGCCGCCGTCGCCGCCGACCACCCCGACACGGCACGCCTCGCCGCGGCCGCCATCGCCGTCGAGTACGAGCTCCTCGACGCGGTGACCGACCCCGAGCAGGCCTTCGGTGCCCCCGCCCTGCACCCCGACGGCAACCTCATCCGGCACATCCCGCTGCGCTACGGCGACCCGGAGGCCACCGGCGAGGTCGTCGTCGAGGGCCTCTACCGGATCGGCCGCCAGGACCCGGCGCCCATCGGCGCCGAGGCCGGGCTGGCCGTACCGCGCCCCGACGGCGGCGTGGAGCTGTACACCGCCTCCACCGACCCGCACACCGACCGCGACCTGGCCGCCGCCTGCTTCGGCCTCGAACCGGACCGGGTGCGCGTGGTCGTCACCGGAGTCCCGGGCGCGACGGCCGACCGCGAGGACGCCGCCTTCCAGCTCCCGCTGGGCCTGCTCGCCCTGCGCACGGGCTGCCCGGTCAAGCTGGCCGCGACCCGCGAGGAGTCCTTCCTCGGCCACACCCACCGCCACCCGACCCTCCTCCGCTACCGCCACCACGCGGACGCGGAGGGCCGGCTCGTCAAGGTCGAGGCGCAGATCCTGATGGACGCGGGCGCGTACGCGGACGCCTCCTCGGAGTCGCTGGCGGCGGCGGTGGCCTTCGCCTGCGGCCCGTACGTGGTCCCGCACGCCTTCGTCGAAGGCTGGGCGGTCCGCACGAACAACCCGCCGTCGGGTCACGTCCGCGGCGAGGGCGCGATGCAGGTCTGCGCCGCGTACGAGGGCCAGATGGACAAACTGGCCGCCGCCCTCGGCATCGACGGCGCGGAACTGCGCATGCGCAACGTCCTGGCCACGGGCGACCTCCTCCCCACCGGCCAGACGGTCACCTGCCCGGCCCCGGTCGCCGAACTCCTCCGCGCGGTCCGCGACTTCGACCTGCCCTCGCTCCCGAAGGACACCCCGGAGGACGAGTGGCTGCTGCCGGGCGGCCCGGAGGGCGCGGGCGAGCCGGGCGCGGTGCGGCGGGGCGTCGGCTACGGCGTGGGCATGGTCCACATGCTCGGCGCGGAGGGCGCCGACGAGGTCGCGACGGCCACCGTCAAGGTGGTCAACGGCGCGGCGACGGTCATCTGCGCGGCAGTGGACACGGGCCAGGGCTTCTCCACCCTCGCCCGCCAGATCGTCCAGGAGGTCCTGGGCGTCGGCGAGGTGACGACGGCTCCGGTCGACACGGACCAGCCGCCGGCGGGCCCGTCGGCCCACGGCCGCCACACCTGGGTCTCGGGCGGCGCGGTCGAGCGTGCGGCCAAAATGGTCCGCACCCAGCTCCTCCAGCCCATGGCCCACAAACTCGGCATGTCCACGGAGCTCCTCCAGATCGCGGACGGCCGGATCACCTCGTACGACGGCGCGTTCTCCATGACGGTGGCGGAGGCCATAGAGGGCAAGGAGCTCTGGGCTACGGCCCAGTGCCGCCCCCACCCCACGGAACCCCTCGACGGCGACGGCCAGGGCGACGCCTTCGTCGGCCTCGCCTTCTGCGCGATCCGCGCGGTGGTCGACGTCGACATCGAGCTCGGCTCGGTGCGCGTGGTCGAGCTCGCGGTGGCCCAGGACGTGGGCCGCATCCTCAACCCCCGCCAGCTGGAAGCCCGTATCGAAGCGGGAGTCACCCAGGGCGTGGGCGCGGCCCTGACGGAGAACCTCCGCACGGTTTCGGGCCTGGTCCGCCACCCCGACCTGACGGGCTACGCCCTGCCGACCGCGCTGGACGCGCCGGTGGTCCGCATCGTCAAGCTGGTCGAGGAACGGGACGTGGTGGCCCCGTTCGGAGCGAAGGCCGCGAGCGCGGTCCCCGTGGTGACGGCCCCCGCGGCGGTAGCCTCGGCGGTGCGGGCGGCCACGGGCCGCCCGGTGAACAGGCTCCCGATCAGGCCGTCGGCGGCAGTCGCCGTGCCCAACTCGTGACCGTGTGACCCGCATTGCACGTGCAACCCGGACTTGGGGCTGTCGGTGCCGGTCGCTAGAGTGATCGGTGAGAGTGTGCACGTGCGCATGTGAATGCGCGCGAACGGGGACGGGGAGCGGTGCTGGCGCCGCGACTACGGGGAGACGGGGAGTCGGGGAGGCCAACGTGGCACTGATGATCGAGCCGGGAATGTTCGGGACGGCGAGCGCGCAAGCGCTGTCTGTCGAGTTCGATTCGCTGAGCGAGTACAAGAGCATGGTGGACGTCCTGCTGGACGATCTCGCCGGCTCCCACGCGAACGACAAGAAGCTCGCGGACGGCACCCTGCCGGCGGGCAAGCTCGGCACGGGCTTCCCAGAGGCTGACGCCCTCTTCAAGTCGTACGACACCGTCATCACGGAGCTGCAGAAGCTGTCGAAGGGGCTGGCGGCGCAGATCGAGGCCCTGGGCATCGCGATCCTGTCGGCGAACAAGGGCTACGGCGGGGTCGACGAGGAGACGAAGCGGCGCATGGCGACCATCGCCAAGGAGGCGAAGGAGCAGTACGTGCCGGAGCGCGACCCGTGGCTGGAGGAGCAGCGCCGCCTGAAGGCGACCAACCAGCCGCCGTCCACTGAGACTCCTTCCTCCAACGGCAGCACGTCGGGCGGTGACATCTGATGGCAACGACTTTTGACGGCTACTCGCACCAGCAGCTGCGGGCGATGATCACTTCGATCGACCCGCAGGCGGTGCAGGCGCGGGCGGACCAGCTGAAGAAGGCCTCCGACGACATCGCCAAGATCGCCGAGAAGCTCAAGCAACACGTGGTGACCGGCTGGGAAGGCGAAGGAGCCACCGCCTTCCAGGAGTGGGTCGGTCGAGCGGGCAACGCGACGCTGCGCCTGAGTGACTACAGCAAGACGGGCTCCGAATGGATGGGCCGCGCGGTCCAGCTGATGCACGAGGCCAAGGCGATGCCCGTGGTCGATGCGGACGCGACCGCGAACCTCGAGGCGGCCCGAGAGTTCCGCAACGACCCGGACGCCCCGAAGATCGGCGCGGACGCTCAGAAGAAGCTGGACTCGGACCACCGCGAGGCGGTGCGTCTGATGAACAACCTGGCGCAGTCGTACGAGCAGTCGTCGGGGGAGATGAACAAGGCGGAGATCCCTACGTTTCCACCGCCGCCGGGGGTTCTCGTACCGAAGGATGTCGATGGCGACACGGCCATTGCCCGCCCTGGAGGCAGCTCCGCACAGGGTGGCTACTCGGGAGGCCCGTCGTACGGCCCCTCGTCGCCCAGTGGGACCGGTTCCGCGCACGAGCCGGGTTTCGCTCCGGGACAGCAGCCGCAGCCGAACGCCCTGCCTCCGACGGCGGGTCCCGCGCCGGTGACCCCGGACCGTGATGTGAACGTGGGCCTCGACACCGTCGGCACTCTCCCGCCCACCACCACGCCTCCGGTGACTACCGGGCCCGGCGGCCCTCTGCCCACGGGCCCTAACAGCCCCAATCCTGGCCCCTTTGTCCCGCCCGTTACGGGCCCGCCCATCGGCGGTTTGAAGGGGCCTGGCCCCGTCGGTTTGGGCCCTGTCGGCCCGATCTCGGGGACGAGCGGTCCCCTCGGCAAGACCGGGCATCTTCCCGGCATGCCCCCGCGTGACAACGGCATCATGGGAGGCCGTCCGGTGACCACCAACGGCCCCAGCTCGGGCATCCCGCGGGGCACGGTCATTGGCGAAGGTGCTCAGGCCGGCCGCGGCATGGGCGGCGGTATGGGTCATGGCGTGGGAGGCTCCCACGGCCCGGGCGGGTCCCCGGTGGGCCGTCGTCTGGCCATGGAATCGGGCGGTGTCGTAGGCGGACGCCAGGCGGGTGCGGGCGGCCGGCTGACCCCGGGTGGTCAGCCGTTCACCTCGGGAGGATCAGGTCTCGTGCGCAACGGTTCCGGTGGAGCCGGCGCGGGTGCTATGGGCCACGCGGGTGCGGGCGCCCGTACACAGGGCAATCGACGTGAGGACCAGGGGGGCAACCGCCCCGACTACCTGGCCGAAGACGAAGAGACCTGGCAGGGCAACCGTCGTGTTGTTCCGCCGGTGATCGACTGAGCGGA
This genomic window from Streptomyces sp. NBC_01351 contains:
- a CDS encoding 2Fe-2S iron-sulfur cluster-binding protein, with the translated sequence MSENENENVTQGNANGTAGWGWEPVPQGGEYDSDATAFVKLPQDMLDALGTGEPLAAPGHGYVPPPMIVPLGSVSTDPAATGTWTIPVQWPEAGGSAPADSGQVPAGGPAPVGGPIPASIPIPAAVAAAFAEAEPEQAPAQAHDPGATAEWRFHEEASTTGQWAMPAYSDYSEGSGFPGVPGAPGVPEVPEQQGDFRPSPSALDADWSQAPATLPGGAPAPWAYLTQDTGADAGADAGVLPGTDEAAAASAAAAAATAATAGRLLGGPGVGTAPRGPRVLGGPGVGTPLPEEPAHQAPHDIEAAHGSAQEPAEGARGAEHGGSAEFSNFAAFGGHAGHGSFEGHAEHAGHEGRTGHAEFGERAEFAPAGSTDGQGFSAFGHAVAPAAAEHVQAEAVQPEAAVAAPEPVGAAQVEPAAAVPAAAEPVAMEAEPVEPAGATGTGGPEPEGVDAEGAGPGGAGTAPADDAAAPAPDADTADSALSLPGEDTTGGVPAEGPTYEEENEHPQASYVLRVNGADRPVTGAWIGESLLYVLRERLGLAGAKDGCSQGECGACAVQVDGRLVASCLVPAATAAGSEVRTVEGLATDGELSDVQQALCRSGAVQCGFCVPGMAMTIHDLLEGNHAPSELETRQALCGNLCRCSGYAGVVDAVREVVAEREAAAAEHAASPEPRIPHQAGPGEGGIHHGGTA
- a CDS encoding beta-N-acetylhexosaminidase; this translates as MDLIPVPRVARFDEGGRRYAFGPDPVLAAGPGTEGVARLVRRELGAATGWSLPPAGPGAAGDVTLRLAPEDGERLGSEAYGITVDATGVELVGASEAGLFWAFQTLRQLLGPDAYRKAPPPGRVWSLPCVRIADSPRFGWRGLMLDVARHFMPKDGVLRYIDLIAAHKLNVLHLHLTDDQGWRVEIKRYPKLTEVGAWRARSRWGHRASPLWKETPHGGFYTQDDIREIVAYAAERHVRVVPEIDVPGHSQAAIAAYPELGNTDVVDTSALAVWDDWGINENVLAPTEAVVRFYEGVFEELLELFPVEVSPFVHVGGDECPKEQWRASAIAQERIRELGVDGEDGLQSWFIRHFDGWLAKRGRRLIGWDEILEGGLADGAAVSSWRGYAGGIAAAEAGHDVVMCPQEQVYLDHRQAGGEDEPMPIGYVRTLEDVYRFEPVPPKMSEEVAARVLGAQANVWTEVMEDRGRVDYQTFPRLAAFAEVVWSRQPAPEERDFASFERRMAAAHYARLDALGVDYRPPGGPLPWQRRPGVLGRPIEGEPPIA
- a CDS encoding xanthine dehydrogenase family protein molybdopterin-binding subunit, yielding MTALAASAENPDHQVPSGIGASVPAADTRAKTEGTFPYAADLWAEGLLWAAVLRSPHAHARILSIDTTAAAAMPGVRAVVTHADVPGATTHGRRIADRPVFAHDVVRHHGEPIAAVAADHPDTARLAAAAIAVEYELLDAVTDPEQAFGAPALHPDGNLIRHIPLRYGDPEATGEVVVEGLYRIGRQDPAPIGAEAGLAVPRPDGGVELYTASTDPHTDRDLAAACFGLEPDRVRVVVTGVPGATADREDAAFQLPLGLLALRTGCPVKLAATREESFLGHTHRHPTLLRYRHHADAEGRLVKVEAQILMDAGAYADASSESLAAAVAFACGPYVVPHAFVEGWAVRTNNPPSGHVRGEGAMQVCAAYEGQMDKLAAALGIDGAELRMRNVLATGDLLPTGQTVTCPAPVAELLRAVRDFDLPSLPKDTPEDEWLLPGGPEGAGEPGAVRRGVGYGVGMVHMLGAEGADEVATATVKVVNGAATVICAAVDTGQGFSTLARQIVQEVLGVGEVTTAPVDTDQPPAGPSAHGRHTWVSGGAVERAAKMVRTQLLQPMAHKLGMSTELLQIADGRITSYDGAFSMTVAEAIEGKELWATAQCRPHPTEPLDGDGQGDAFVGLAFCAIRAVVDVDIELGSVRVVELAVAQDVGRILNPRQLEARIEAGVTQGVGAALTENLRTVSGLVRHPDLTGYALPTALDAPVVRIVKLVEERDVVAPFGAKAASAVPVVTAPAAVASAVRAATGRPVNRLPIRPSAAVAVPNS
- a CDS encoding FAD binding domain-containing protein, with protein sequence MTTHAPHALDSPQGPQGPHAAQSVTLPVSLDEAVAALTAMPAAVPVAGGTDLMAAVNAGQLRPAALVGLGRINEIRGWQYQDGHALLGAGLTHARMGRPDFAALIPALAAAARAAGPPQIRNAGTLGGNIATAAPTGDALPVLAALEAVLLVVGPLGQREIPVSHLLAGREMLRPGELIGFVRVPLLHAPQVFLKATGRTGPGRAVASVGLVLDPARRGVRCAIGAVAPMPLRPLEAEQWVASLIDWDGDRSLAPEALEAFGEYVGAACVPDQGEPVAPGVLHLRRTVAVLARRALGRALTS
- a CDS encoding WXG100 family type VII secretion target, translating into MATTFDGYSHQQLRAMITSIDPQAVQARADQLKKASDDIAKIAEKLKQHVVTGWEGEGATAFQEWVGRAGNATLRLSDYSKTGSEWMGRAVQLMHEAKAMPVVDADATANLEAAREFRNDPDAPKIGADAQKKLDSDHREAVRLMNNLAQSYEQSSGEMNKAEIPTFPPPPGVLVPKDVDGDTAIARPGGSSAQGGYSGGPSYGPSSPSGTGSAHEPGFAPGQQPQPNALPPTAGPAPVTPDRDVNVGLDTVGTLPPTTTPPVTTGPGGPLPTGPNSPNPGPFVPPVTGPPIGGLKGPGPVGLGPVGPISGTSGPLGKTGHLPGMPPRDNGIMGGRPVTTNGPSSGIPRGTVIGEGAQAGRGMGGGMGHGVGGSHGPGGSPVGRRLAMESGGVVGGRQAGAGGRLTPGGQPFTSGGSGLVRNGSGGAGAGAMGHAGAGARTQGNRREDQGGNRPDYLAEDEETWQGNRRVVPPVID